The nucleotide window ACCTGCTGGTGTTGACCAACTACGGCACCGCGCCGGCCGAGCTGCCGCTCAACGCCCGGGTCCAGCTCTCCAGCGAGCCGCTGGCCGCCGACGGTCGCGTACCGCAGGACGTCACGGTGTGGGCGCGGGTCTGATCCTCGCCTCCGCCTCCTGCTCCGCCCGGTAGGTGGCCAGGGCGGCGTGGGTGTCCGCCATGTCCCGGGCCACCGTCCGGCTGGCCAGCCAGTACATGACGCCGGTCGGCACGAAGAAGAACTGGAACGCGGCCAGGCCGACTGCGTAGTTCAGCGGTGGCGGGAAGGCGCCGGACAGGCCCCGGAACGCCACCGCGATCAGCACGTTGCCGCCGGCCCGGCCGAAGCCGTTTACCAGGTTGCCGAGGCTGTAGACGGTGCCGCGATGCTCCGGCGGGTTCACGTCCGCGATGAGCGCGAACCAGTTCGGCGAGTTCGCCGAGGTCAGCGCGAGGGCGAAGATGGCGGTGGCCAGGCTGAGCCCGACGGTCGGCTCGGTGTAGACGTTGCGCAGGATCGCGCCCACCACGGCACCCGTACTGCCACCGTCCGGCACGTCGATGTGGAACGGCACGAAGAACAGCACCACGTAGAACGGCACCGCGGCCAGGACGCCGACGGCCGCGACCAGGGCCCGGCCCCGGGGCGTGCGGCGTTGCAGCCGGTCGCCGACGAGGCCGCCGAGGATCGACAGCGCGCCGCCGAGCTGGAACATCGTGGCGAAGACGCTGCCCACGATCACCGCGGTCGGCGCCGAGTAGCCCTGGTCCTCGGCGCGGGCCCGGAACAGCACCGGCAGCCAGACCAGCGAGCCGAAGGCCACCTGCGCGGAGAAGCCCTGGAGGATCAGCCAGACGTTGGTGCGCCGGGCCAGGATCCGCGGCAGGTCGTCGCGGTGGATCCGCTCCTCGTAGTGCACGCCCCGCAGCTCCGGCTGGCTGTCGCCGCGCGGGACGTCGTAGGTCAGCAGGTAGGCCAGGGTGGCGATCAGGCCCGCAACGGCGACGACCAGGAACGGCCGCCGCCAGTCGGTCGAGCCGAGCAGGCCGCCGATCAACGTCCCGGCGAGCGTGCCGATGCCCTGCGACAGCCCCCAGAAGCTCATCACCAGGCCACGGCGGCGCGGCGAGATCAGGTCGCTGACCACGGAGAAGCTGACGCTGGCCACGCCGCCCAGGCCGATCGCCGCGAGCACCTGCGACAGCAGGAACGACGAGTAGCTGCCGGCCAGGCCTGACCAGGCGGTGCCCAGGACCCAGATCACCGTGCCGGCGATCAGCACCGGCTTGCGGTTGGTGCGGTCGCCCGCGTACGCCCAGCCGATCGCCGCCACCGCGCTGATCAGGAACATCACCGTGGTGGCAAGCGCGATCCGCCCCTCGCCGACGCCGAGCTCCTTGCCGATGTCGCGGTACAGCGGCGGGACGAGGCCGATCGCGACGTTGTCCAGGGACGCGAGGATGACGAAGACGACAACGCTGTACGCGCGATGTGCCGGTCCTCCCCGCAAGCTCACGCGGACGAGGTTAGCGGGATACCTTGTCGATCACCGCTTCCCGGGCCGAAGCGTATTGCTCCCGGATCAGCGGGACGCTGTCGTCCTCGTATATCTCGGGTGGCTCCGCGGACCAGGCCGGCGGCGCGTCGCCGCCCCGGGCGACCCAGGCGGCCTGGCGGGCGGCCCCGTCCGCGACGTACTCGCCC belongs to Amorphoplanes digitatis and includes:
- a CDS encoding MFS transporter, which translates into the protein MSLRGGPAHRAYSVVVFVILASLDNVAIGLVPPLYRDIGKELGVGEGRIALATTVMFLISAVAAIGWAYAGDRTNRKPVLIAGTVIWVLGTAWSGLAGSYSSFLLSQVLAAIGLGGVASVSFSVVSDLISPRRRGLVMSFWGLSQGIGTLAGTLIGGLLGSTDWRRPFLVVAVAGLIATLAYLLTYDVPRGDSQPELRGVHYEERIHRDDLPRILARRTNVWLILQGFSAQVAFGSLVWLPVLFRARAEDQGYSAPTAVIVGSVFATMFQLGGALSILGGLVGDRLQRRTPRGRALVAAVGVLAAVPFYVVLFFVPFHIDVPDGGSTGAVVGAILRNVYTEPTVGLSLATAIFALALTSANSPNWFALIADVNPPEHRGTVYSLGNLVNGFGRAGGNVLIAVAFRGLSGAFPPPLNYAVGLAAFQFFFVPTGVMYWLASRTVARDMADTHAALATYRAEQEAEARIRPAPTP